The following coding sequences lie in one Lolium perenne isolate Kyuss_39 chromosome 2, Kyuss_2.0, whole genome shotgun sequence genomic window:
- the LOC127331306 gene encoding GDSL esterase/lipase At1g28600, with the protein MGIFSPSLEQKVMDSSATMSVLAVLLLVLAVAQPSGADTPCYTRLFSFGDSLTDTGNFGFVFPNDTLAPGLSLPYGETFFHSATGRCSNGRLIVDFIAHALGLPLVTPYWSGKSVEDFAHGANFAVAGATAMSPEFFWERGYSAADADTVHLDMQMNWFRDLLHLLCPSDLSDCADMMNKSLFLVGEIGGNDYNSPLQSLMPFEMIRSFTPSVIDKISSTITDLIGLGAKTLLVPGNLPIGCSPLYLTAYKSNKTKDYEPETGCIRWLNEFSQYHNKILMDELEKLQKLHPNVAIIYADYYAAAMEIFVSPKHFGMEDPLLACCGGAGPYGVSLAERCGQGEYNLCDDPQNYGSWDGIHPTEATNEAIANGLLRGPYTKPPISTTTNSCGRLSELFSSVEYKVIYNV; encoded by the exons ATGGGTATATTCTCGCCCTCCCTGGAGCAGAAGGTCATGGATTCCTCGGCCACCATGTCGGTACTGGCCGTGCTGCTACTGGTACTGGCGGTGGCGCAGCCATCGGGGGCGGACACGCCATGCTACACGCGGCTGTTCAGCTTCGGGGACTCGCTGACAGATACGGGCAACTTCGGCTTCGTCTTCCCCAACGACACCCTGGCCCCCGGGCTCTCTCTGCCCTACGGCGAGACCTTCTTCCACAGCGCCACCGGCCGCTGCTCGAATGGCCGCCtcatcgtcgacttcatcg CGCACGCGCTAGGGCTGCCGCTCGTGACGCCGTACTGGAGCGGGAAGAGCGTGGAGGACTTCGCGCACGGAGCCAACTTTGCCGTCGCCGGCGCAACAGCGATGAGCCCGGAATTCTTCTGGGAGAGGGGCTACTCCGCGGCTGACGCGGACACAGTGCACCTCGACATGCAGATGAACTGGTTCCGAGACCTACTCCACCTACTCTGCCCAAGCGATTTATCGG ATTGCGCGGACATGATGAACAAATCTTTGTTCTTAGTTGGAGAAATTGGGGGCAATGACTACAACTCCCCTCTCCAATCTTTGATGCCCTTTGAGATGATTCGGTCCTTCACTCCTAGTGTAATTGACAAAATCTCTTCCACGATCACT GATCTGATTGGCCTCGGAGCCAAAACACTACTAGTTCCTGGCAACCTTCCGATTGGGTGCTCACCATTATACTTGACGGCATACAAGAGTAACAAGACAAAAGACTATGAGCCAGAGACAGGCTGCATCCGTTGGTTGAACGAATTCTCACAATACCACAATAAAATTCTTATGGATGAGTTGGAGAAGTTGCAAAAGCTTCATCCTAATGTAGCAATCATATATGCCGATTACTATGCAGCTGCTATGGAAATATTTGTTTCCCCTAAACATTTTG GGATGGAGGATCCGTTGCTTGCTTGCTGCGGAGGAGCAGGTCCTTATGGTGTGTCTTTGGCTGAACGTTGTGGACAAGGAGAATACAAcctgtgtgatgacccacaaaatTATGGATCCTGGGACGGCATACATCCCACAGAAGCAACAAACGAAGCTATTGCCAATGGTCTTCTAAGAGGTCCATATACTAAGCCTCCAATTTCGACCACCACCAATTCATGTGGAAGGCTTAGTGAACTTTTCTCTTCTGTTGAATACAAGGTCATCTACAACGTGTAA